In the Cydia splendana chromosome 2, ilCydSple1.2, whole genome shotgun sequence genome, one interval contains:
- the LOC134800998 gene encoding uncharacterized protein LOC134800998 — MNKDGIKTMEEVSDPYVRAEDYYLDTKTHFGRSFSYIAHGVCLPAGCASKSAEKFVQALMSTGYLRAARGAPVSIHHCEEAAAPRVYSTGYYVFVYTFAALMFIAVASTYYVSEYPVTASSNSFVNHVAKSFCLRRNWNTVFKSDKDELPCLHGIRFLTAIIVAFVHCIVVAQGTSVSNALDFEWVIILIIPGVACNTSK; from the exons ATGAATAAAGATGGCATCAAGACAATGGAAGAAGTTTCCGATCCTTATGTTAGGGCTGAGGACTATTACCTCGAT ACTAAAACACACTTCGGTCGTAGTTTCTCATACATAGCACACGGGGTCTGCCTTCCCGCGGGCTGTGCGTCCAAGTCCGCGGAGAAGTTTGTGCAGGCGCTCATGAGCACGGGGTACTTGCGCGCGGCCAGGGGTGCGCCCGTCTCCATACACCACTGTGAGGAAGCAGCGGCCCCGAGGGTATATTCTACGGGATATTACGtgtttgt GTACACTTTTGCAGCGCTGATGTTCATAGCTGTAGCTTCAACATACTATGTTAGCGAGTACCCAGTCACCGCTAGTTCTAACTCATTTG TTAATCACGTTGCAAAATCGTTCTGTCTCCGCCGCAACTGGAATACAGTGTTCAAATCAGACAAGGATGAACTACCATGCTTGCACGGTATCCGCTTCCTGACGGCGATCATCGTCGCCTTCGTCCACTGCATAGTAGTTGCACAAGGGACTTCTGTTAGCAATGCTTTAGACTTTGAATGGGTAATAATActtattataccgggtgtggcctgtaacacgagcaaataa
- the LOC134799328 gene encoding nose resistant to fluoxetine protein 6-like: protein MNILKRYIRLVVLLAVTVFYLAHISKHTDDGPVYPKIALYEQQMCEKNWLPALLMVGNYYNTLEMCHPATWYIPCDFHMYVMTLVLLYVYRKNSRTGTAAAAIVLVISFIMPMIIIYVYDLPPILAYDLGLEVNIRPNSAFRNFYIKTHNRMGPYAIGLAAGYLMSIYKPKDYRKVWSKTVSFLGTYVSLNLMLVIMALGHLCLVYRVHGWLACIFAAFERNLFAVAVLGVVIFCTYGQVPLINPFLSWSVFAPLSRLSYGLYVIHIMFLYQSTSMRDHNKHHLFQVLINSLGLVVVSLLLSLMVWLLAEAPLVNITNPYLNTKGAAKENVGISRNGAHQNDTIKQKSM, encoded by the exons ATGAATATTCTAAAACGATATATAAG ACTTGTCGTGCTTTTAGCCGTGACCGTGTTCTACCTGGCCCATATCTCAAAACATACTGATGACGGCCCTGTCTACCCCAAGATAGCCCTCTACGAGCAACAGATGTGCGAGAAGAACTGGTTGCCGGCATTACTAATGGTCGGGAATTATTATAACACATTAGAAATG TGCCACCCAGCCACTTGGTACATCCCCTGCGACTTCCATATGTACGTAATGACGCTGGTCCTTCTGTACGTGTACCGCAAAAACTCACGGACCGGCACAGCAGCTGCCGCCATAGTGTTGGTGATCAGCTTCATAATGCCCATGATCATCATATACGTCTATGATTTACCACCAATTCTGGCTTACGATCTTgg GTTGGAGGTAAACATTAGACCTAACTCCGCCTTTAGGAACTTCTACATCAAAACACACAACAGGATGGGCCCTTATGCGATTGGTCTGGCTGCCGGCTATCTCATGTCTATCTACAAGCCCAAGGATTACAGGAAAGTCTGGTCTAAA ACGGTGTCATTCCTTGGTACTTACGTCTCCTTGAACCTAATGCTCGTCATAATGGCGTTGGGTCATCTGTGCTTGGTGTACAGAGTCCACGGATGGCTGGCCTGCATCTTCGCGGCTTTCGAAAGAAATCTCTTTGCCGTAGCTGTTTTAGGTGTCGTCATCTTTTGCACTTACGGCCAAGTTC CCCTCATCAACCCGTTCCTCAGCTGGTCCGTGTTCGCGCCGCTCAGTAGGCTCTCGTACGGCTTATATGTCATACACATTATGTTTTTGTATCAATCCACTTCCATGAGAGATCATAACAAACATCACCTATTTCAAGTT tTAATAAACTCTCTTGGGTTGGTGGTCGTGTCGCTGCTGCTGAGTCTGATGGTTTGGCTGCTGGCTGAGGCGCCTCTCGTCAACATCACGAACCCATACCTCAACACTAA AGGCGCTGCCAAGGAGAATGTTGGAATATCCAGGAACGGTGCTCATCAAAATGACACAATTAAACAAAAAAGCATGTGA
- the LOC134801007 gene encoding proline-rich protein 2-like, with the protein MTEPPPAGARLAPPEYGCEPPPAGARLAPPESGCEPPPTGVRLAPPESGCEPPPAGARLAPPESDCEPPPAGALLASPESGCEPPPAGARLAPPESGCEPPPAGARLAPPESGCEPPTAGARLAPPESGCEPPPAGARLSPPESGCEPPPAGAHLAPPESGCEPPPAGARLAPPESGCEPPPAGARLAPPESGSEPPHPFIYS; encoded by the coding sequence ATGACCGAGCcgcctccagcaggagcccgcctcgcgccgccagagtacGGTTGCGAGCcgcctccagcaggagcccgcctcgcgccgccagagtccggttgCGAGCCGCCTCCAACAGGagtccgcctcgcgccgccagagtccggttgCGAGCCacctccagcaggagcccgcctcgcgccgccagagtccgatTGCGAGCcgcctccagcaggagcccTCCTCGCGTCGCCAGAGTCCGGTTGCGAGCcgcctccagcaggagcccgcctcgcgccgccagagtccggttgCGAGCcgcctccagcaggagcccgcctcgcgccgccagagtccggttgCGAGCCGCCtacagcaggagcccgcctcgcgccgccagagtccggttgCGAGCcgcctccagcaggagcccgcctctcgccgccagagtccggttgCGAGCCGCCTCCAGCAGGAGCTcacctcgcgccgccagagtccggttgCGAGCcgcctccagcaggagcccgcctcgcacCGCCAGAGTCCGGTTGCGAGCcgcctccagcaggagcccgcctcgcgccgccagagtccggttcCGAGCCGCCTCATCCATTTATATACTCGTAA